A stretch of Girardinichthys multiradiatus isolate DD_20200921_A chromosome 20, DD_fGirMul_XY1, whole genome shotgun sequence DNA encodes these proteins:
- the lhfpl5a gene encoding LHFPL tetraspan subfamily member 5 protein — MLPAHEAAKIYHTNYVRNARAVGVMWQVFTITFAVITVVVFIQPYWIGDSVNTPQAGYFGLFHYCIGNALTSELTCKGSALDFGSIPSGAFKTAMFFVGISMLLIVGSIVCFSLFFFCNAGSVYKICAWMQLASSTCMVIGCMIYPDGWDSEEVKRMCGQRTDKYTLGNCTVRWAYILAIISIMDSLILSFLAFSLGSRQDKLLPEDFQVEEKDM, encoded by the exons ATGCTCCCTGCTCATGAAGCGGCCAAGATCTACCACACCAACTATGTGCGCAACGCCCGGGCCGTGGGCGTCATGTGGCAGGTGTTCACCATCACCTTCGCAGTCATCACGGTGGTGGTGTTCATCCAGCCCTACTGGATCGGGGACAGCGTGAACACGCCGCAGGCCGGGTACTTCGGCCTTTTCCATTACTGCATCGGGAACGCGCTCACATCGGAGCTCACCTGCAAGGGGAGCGCACTGGACTTTGGCTCCATCCCATCCGGGGCCTTCAAGACGGCCATGTTCTTCGTGGGGATCTCCATGCTGCTGATCGTGGGGAGCATCGTCTGCTTCagcctcttcttcttctgcaaCGCCGGGAGCGTCTACAAGATCTGTGCCTGGATGCAGCTGGCCTCCA GTACATGCATGGTGATCGGCTGCATGATCTATCCTGATGGCTGGGACTCAGAGGAAGTGAAGCGCATGTGTGGTCAGCGGACTGACAAATACACCCTGGGTAACTGCACGGTGCGCTGGGCCTACATCCTGGCCATCATCAGCATCATGGACTCACTCATCCTCTCTTTTCTGGCCTTCAGCCTGGGCAGCCGGCAGGACAAACTGCTGCCCGAAGACTTCCAGGTGGAGGAAAAGG ATATGTAA
- the srpk1b gene encoding SRSF protein kinase 1b isoform X4 — MGIRASCRPEPHGRGGASQHGQADSPLPEQDEEILGSDDDEQEDPNDYCRGGYHHVKIGDLFSGRYHVIRKLGWGHFSTVWLAWDIQEKRFVAMKVVKSAEHYTETALDEIKLLKSVRNTDPRDPSREKVVQLLDDFKISGMNGTHVCMVFEVLGYHLLKWIIKSNYQGLPQPCVKSIIRQVLQGLDYLHTKCKIIHTDVKPENILLTVNEPYIKKMAAEATQWQKSGGPPPSGSAVSTAPAPKTIAKMSKNKKKKMKKKQKKQAELLEKRIQEMEGGAMPDGAEEDDDEETETNEDTSSAVLPTSSTLQDVANNRSSDSIPDEQPLLTPQNGKKAEGTSGDENRMEINCNGHSSIPESKDSSETHGTKQSAEEQEDQQNANQPENNAETPDTLCNKEKDETSHTSAGEPEPRLQQLPASLSPDVTVERNDGEGERKKMEDMDTQVENKGGSEEEDNQSGSAGSMLVDPLDPLNADKLQVKIADLGNACWVHKHFTDDIQTRQYRSLEVLIGAGYSTPADIWSTACMAFELATGDYLFEPHSGEDYSRDEDHIALIIELLGKVPRKLIVAGKYSKEFFTKKGDLRHITKLKPWGLFDVLVDKYEWSKEEAHSFSSFLLPMLDLVPERRATAAQCLSHPWLTS, encoded by the exons ATGGGCATCCGTGCATCTTGCAG ACCAGAGCCTCATGGTCGCGGAGGGGCCTCTCAGCATGGTCAAGCGGACTCTCCCCTTCCAGAGCAGGATGAGGAGATCCTGGGCTCGGATGACGATGAACAGGAGGATCCTAACGATTACTGCAGGG GTGGATATCATCATGTGAAGATTGGTGACCTGTTCAGTGGGAGGTACCATGTGATCCGTAAGCTGGGTTGGGGTCACTTCTCCACCGTGTGgctggcctgggacatcca GGAGAAGCGCTTTGTGGCCATGAAGGTTGTAAAAAGTGCTGAACATTACACAGAGACGGCTCTGGATGAAATCAAGCTACTCAAATCT GTGAGAAACACAGATCCCAGAGACCCCAGCAGAGAGAAGGTGGTGCAGCTGCTCGACGACTTCAAAATTTCTGGCATGAATGGAACTC ATGTATGTATGGTCTTTGAGGTTCTGGGCTACCACCTTCTGAAGTGgattataaaatcaaattatCAAGGCCTGCCTCAACCTTGTGTGAAAAGCATCATACGACAG GTTCTGCAGGGCCTCGACTACCTCCACACCAAGTGTAAGATCATCCATACAGACGTCAAACCTGAAAACATTCTGCTGACCGTCAATGAGCCCTACATTAAGAAGATGGCTGCTGAGGCCACACAATGGCAGAAGTCTGGTGGTCCACCTCCATCTGGATCTGCAG TGAGCACAGCTCCAGCACCCAAAACC ATTGCCAAAATGTCaaagaacaagaaaaagaagatgaagaaaaagcaaaagaagCAGGCAGAGCTGCTGGAGAAGAGGATTCAGGAGATGGAGGGAGGAGCGATGCCTGATGGTGCagaggaagatgatgatgaggagACAGAGACTAATGAAGATACGTCTTCGGCTGTCCTTCCTACCTCTTCAACGCTGCAAGATGTGGCTAACAATAGGAGCTCAG ACTCCATTCCCGACGAGCAGCCCCTTCTGACACCTCAAAATGGCAAAAAGGCAGAGGGAACATCTGGGGATGAGAACCGAATGGAAATCAACTGCAACGGCCATTCCTCCATACCTGAGAGCAAGGACAGTTCAGAAACGCATGGGACCAAGCAGTCTGCAGAGGAACAGGAGGACCAACAGAACGCGAACCAACCCGAAAACAATGCAGAGACTCCAGACACGTTATGTAACAAAGAGAAGGATGAAACCAGCCACACCTCAGCCGGAGAACCCGAGCCCaggctgcagcagctccctgcTTCACTCAGCCCAGATGTCACTGTGGAGCGAAACGACGGAGAAGGAGagaggaagaagatggaggacaTGGACACTCAAGTGGAGAACAAAGGGGGGAGTGAAGAAGAGGACAACCAGAGTG GTTCAGCAGGCAGTATGTTAGTGGACCCCCTGGACCCTCTTAACGCCGACAAACTGCAGGTCAAGATCGCTGACCTTGGCAATGCCTGCTGGGTG CACAAACATTTCACAGACGACATCCAGACACGGCAATACCGTTCGCTTGAGGTTCTGATCGGAGCTGGTTACAGTACTCCAGCAGACATCTGGAGCACAGCCTGCATG GCCTTCGAGCTCGCTACCGGAGATTATCTGTTTGAACCCCACTCTGGAGAGGACTACTCCAGAGATGAAG ATCACATAGCGCTCATCATCGAGCTGCTTGGCAAGGTTCCTCGGAAGCTGATTGTGGCAGGCAAATACTCCAAGGAGTTTTTCACCAAGAAAG GCGACCTGCGGCACATCACCAAGCTGAAGCCGTGGGGTCTGTTCGACGTCTTGGTGGACAAGTACGAGTGGTCCAAGGAGGAGGCCCACTCATTCAGCAGCTTCCTGCTGCCCATGCTGGACCTGGTGCCTGAAAGGAGAGCCACAGCAGCCCAATGCCTCTCCCATCCGTGGCTCACATCCTAA
- the srpk1b gene encoding SRSF protein kinase 1b isoform X1 produces MREDQSTANLNNKDSRVLAIQARKKRTKPRKPGKKPEPHGRGGASQHGQADSPLPEQDEEILGSDDDEQEDPNDYCRGGYHHVKIGDLFSGRYHVIRKLGWGHFSTVWLAWDIQEKRFVAMKVVKSAEHYTETALDEIKLLKSVRNTDPRDPSREKVVQLLDDFKISGMNGTHVCMVFEVLGYHLLKWIIKSNYQGLPQPCVKSIIRQVLQGLDYLHTKCKIIHTDVKPENILLTVNEPYIKKMAAEATQWQKSGGPPPSGSAVSTAPAPKTIAKMSKNKKKKMKKKQKKQAELLEKRIQEMEGGAMPDGAEEDDDEETETNEDTSSAVLPTSSTLQDVANNRSSDSIPDEQPLLTPQNGKKAEGTSGDENRMEINCNGHSSIPESKDSSETHGTKQSAEEQEDQQNANQPENNAETPDTLCNKEKDETSHTSAGEPEPRLQQLPASLSPDVTVERNDGEGERKKMEDMDTQVENKGGSEEEDNQSGSAGSMLVDPLDPLNADKLQVKIADLGNACWVHKHFTDDIQTRQYRSLEVLIGAGYSTPADIWSTACMAFELATGDYLFEPHSGEDYSRDEDHIALIIELLGKVPRKLIVAGKYSKEFFTKKGDLRHITKLKPWGLFDVLVDKYEWSKEEAHSFSSFLLPMLDLVPERRATAAQCLSHPWLTS; encoded by the exons TTCTCGCGATACAAGCGAGGAAGAAGAGGACGAAGCCGAGGAAACCTGGCAAAAA ACCAGAGCCTCATGGTCGCGGAGGGGCCTCTCAGCATGGTCAAGCGGACTCTCCCCTTCCAGAGCAGGATGAGGAGATCCTGGGCTCGGATGACGATGAACAGGAGGATCCTAACGATTACTGCAGGG GTGGATATCATCATGTGAAGATTGGTGACCTGTTCAGTGGGAGGTACCATGTGATCCGTAAGCTGGGTTGGGGTCACTTCTCCACCGTGTGgctggcctgggacatcca GGAGAAGCGCTTTGTGGCCATGAAGGTTGTAAAAAGTGCTGAACATTACACAGAGACGGCTCTGGATGAAATCAAGCTACTCAAATCT GTGAGAAACACAGATCCCAGAGACCCCAGCAGAGAGAAGGTGGTGCAGCTGCTCGACGACTTCAAAATTTCTGGCATGAATGGAACTC ATGTATGTATGGTCTTTGAGGTTCTGGGCTACCACCTTCTGAAGTGgattataaaatcaaattatCAAGGCCTGCCTCAACCTTGTGTGAAAAGCATCATACGACAG GTTCTGCAGGGCCTCGACTACCTCCACACCAAGTGTAAGATCATCCATACAGACGTCAAACCTGAAAACATTCTGCTGACCGTCAATGAGCCCTACATTAAGAAGATGGCTGCTGAGGCCACACAATGGCAGAAGTCTGGTGGTCCACCTCCATCTGGATCTGCAG TGAGCACAGCTCCAGCACCCAAAACC ATTGCCAAAATGTCaaagaacaagaaaaagaagatgaagaaaaagcaaaagaagCAGGCAGAGCTGCTGGAGAAGAGGATTCAGGAGATGGAGGGAGGAGCGATGCCTGATGGTGCagaggaagatgatgatgaggagACAGAGACTAATGAAGATACGTCTTCGGCTGTCCTTCCTACCTCTTCAACGCTGCAAGATGTGGCTAACAATAGGAGCTCAG ACTCCATTCCCGACGAGCAGCCCCTTCTGACACCTCAAAATGGCAAAAAGGCAGAGGGAACATCTGGGGATGAGAACCGAATGGAAATCAACTGCAACGGCCATTCCTCCATACCTGAGAGCAAGGACAGTTCAGAAACGCATGGGACCAAGCAGTCTGCAGAGGAACAGGAGGACCAACAGAACGCGAACCAACCCGAAAACAATGCAGAGACTCCAGACACGTTATGTAACAAAGAGAAGGATGAAACCAGCCACACCTCAGCCGGAGAACCCGAGCCCaggctgcagcagctccctgcTTCACTCAGCCCAGATGTCACTGTGGAGCGAAACGACGGAGAAGGAGagaggaagaagatggaggacaTGGACACTCAAGTGGAGAACAAAGGGGGGAGTGAAGAAGAGGACAACCAGAGTG GTTCAGCAGGCAGTATGTTAGTGGACCCCCTGGACCCTCTTAACGCCGACAAACTGCAGGTCAAGATCGCTGACCTTGGCAATGCCTGCTGGGTG CACAAACATTTCACAGACGACATCCAGACACGGCAATACCGTTCGCTTGAGGTTCTGATCGGAGCTGGTTACAGTACTCCAGCAGACATCTGGAGCACAGCCTGCATG GCCTTCGAGCTCGCTACCGGAGATTATCTGTTTGAACCCCACTCTGGAGAGGACTACTCCAGAGATGAAG ATCACATAGCGCTCATCATCGAGCTGCTTGGCAAGGTTCCTCGGAAGCTGATTGTGGCAGGCAAATACTCCAAGGAGTTTTTCACCAAGAAAG GCGACCTGCGGCACATCACCAAGCTGAAGCCGTGGGGTCTGTTCGACGTCTTGGTGGACAAGTACGAGTGGTCCAAGGAGGAGGCCCACTCATTCAGCAGCTTCCTGCTGCCCATGCTGGACCTGGTGCCTGAAAGGAGAGCCACAGCAGCCCAATGCCTCTCCCATCCGTGGCTCACATCCTAA
- the srpk1b gene encoding SRSF protein kinase 1b isoform X2: MWLLDWIFSINIAVVKLASGLTCKPEPHGRGGASQHGQADSPLPEQDEEILGSDDDEQEDPNDYCRGGYHHVKIGDLFSGRYHVIRKLGWGHFSTVWLAWDIQEKRFVAMKVVKSAEHYTETALDEIKLLKSVRNTDPRDPSREKVVQLLDDFKISGMNGTHVCMVFEVLGYHLLKWIIKSNYQGLPQPCVKSIIRQVLQGLDYLHTKCKIIHTDVKPENILLTVNEPYIKKMAAEATQWQKSGGPPPSGSAVSTAPAPKTIAKMSKNKKKKMKKKQKKQAELLEKRIQEMEGGAMPDGAEEDDDEETETNEDTSSAVLPTSSTLQDVANNRSSDSIPDEQPLLTPQNGKKAEGTSGDENRMEINCNGHSSIPESKDSSETHGTKQSAEEQEDQQNANQPENNAETPDTLCNKEKDETSHTSAGEPEPRLQQLPASLSPDVTVERNDGEGERKKMEDMDTQVENKGGSEEEDNQSGSAGSMLVDPLDPLNADKLQVKIADLGNACWVHKHFTDDIQTRQYRSLEVLIGAGYSTPADIWSTACMAFELATGDYLFEPHSGEDYSRDEDHIALIIELLGKVPRKLIVAGKYSKEFFTKKGDLRHITKLKPWGLFDVLVDKYEWSKEEAHSFSSFLLPMLDLVPERRATAAQCLSHPWLTS; the protein is encoded by the exons ATGTGGCTCTTGGACTGGATCTTCTCCATCAATATAGCTGTGGTGAAACTTGCCAGTGGTCTAACATGCAA ACCAGAGCCTCATGGTCGCGGAGGGGCCTCTCAGCATGGTCAAGCGGACTCTCCCCTTCCAGAGCAGGATGAGGAGATCCTGGGCTCGGATGACGATGAACAGGAGGATCCTAACGATTACTGCAGGG GTGGATATCATCATGTGAAGATTGGTGACCTGTTCAGTGGGAGGTACCATGTGATCCGTAAGCTGGGTTGGGGTCACTTCTCCACCGTGTGgctggcctgggacatcca GGAGAAGCGCTTTGTGGCCATGAAGGTTGTAAAAAGTGCTGAACATTACACAGAGACGGCTCTGGATGAAATCAAGCTACTCAAATCT GTGAGAAACACAGATCCCAGAGACCCCAGCAGAGAGAAGGTGGTGCAGCTGCTCGACGACTTCAAAATTTCTGGCATGAATGGAACTC ATGTATGTATGGTCTTTGAGGTTCTGGGCTACCACCTTCTGAAGTGgattataaaatcaaattatCAAGGCCTGCCTCAACCTTGTGTGAAAAGCATCATACGACAG GTTCTGCAGGGCCTCGACTACCTCCACACCAAGTGTAAGATCATCCATACAGACGTCAAACCTGAAAACATTCTGCTGACCGTCAATGAGCCCTACATTAAGAAGATGGCTGCTGAGGCCACACAATGGCAGAAGTCTGGTGGTCCACCTCCATCTGGATCTGCAG TGAGCACAGCTCCAGCACCCAAAACC ATTGCCAAAATGTCaaagaacaagaaaaagaagatgaagaaaaagcaaaagaagCAGGCAGAGCTGCTGGAGAAGAGGATTCAGGAGATGGAGGGAGGAGCGATGCCTGATGGTGCagaggaagatgatgatgaggagACAGAGACTAATGAAGATACGTCTTCGGCTGTCCTTCCTACCTCTTCAACGCTGCAAGATGTGGCTAACAATAGGAGCTCAG ACTCCATTCCCGACGAGCAGCCCCTTCTGACACCTCAAAATGGCAAAAAGGCAGAGGGAACATCTGGGGATGAGAACCGAATGGAAATCAACTGCAACGGCCATTCCTCCATACCTGAGAGCAAGGACAGTTCAGAAACGCATGGGACCAAGCAGTCTGCAGAGGAACAGGAGGACCAACAGAACGCGAACCAACCCGAAAACAATGCAGAGACTCCAGACACGTTATGTAACAAAGAGAAGGATGAAACCAGCCACACCTCAGCCGGAGAACCCGAGCCCaggctgcagcagctccctgcTTCACTCAGCCCAGATGTCACTGTGGAGCGAAACGACGGAGAAGGAGagaggaagaagatggaggacaTGGACACTCAAGTGGAGAACAAAGGGGGGAGTGAAGAAGAGGACAACCAGAGTG GTTCAGCAGGCAGTATGTTAGTGGACCCCCTGGACCCTCTTAACGCCGACAAACTGCAGGTCAAGATCGCTGACCTTGGCAATGCCTGCTGGGTG CACAAACATTTCACAGACGACATCCAGACACGGCAATACCGTTCGCTTGAGGTTCTGATCGGAGCTGGTTACAGTACTCCAGCAGACATCTGGAGCACAGCCTGCATG GCCTTCGAGCTCGCTACCGGAGATTATCTGTTTGAACCCCACTCTGGAGAGGACTACTCCAGAGATGAAG ATCACATAGCGCTCATCATCGAGCTGCTTGGCAAGGTTCCTCGGAAGCTGATTGTGGCAGGCAAATACTCCAAGGAGTTTTTCACCAAGAAAG GCGACCTGCGGCACATCACCAAGCTGAAGCCGTGGGGTCTGTTCGACGTCTTGGTGGACAAGTACGAGTGGTCCAAGGAGGAGGCCCACTCATTCAGCAGCTTCCTGCTGCCCATGCTGGACCTGGTGCCTGAAAGGAGAGCCACAGCAGCCCAATGCCTCTCCCATCCGTGGCTCACATCCTAA
- the srpk1b gene encoding SRSF protein kinase 1b isoform X3 produces MERKVLAIQARKKRTKPRKPGKKPEPHGRGGASQHGQADSPLPEQDEEILGSDDDEQEDPNDYCRGGYHHVKIGDLFSGRYHVIRKLGWGHFSTVWLAWDIQEKRFVAMKVVKSAEHYTETALDEIKLLKSVRNTDPRDPSREKVVQLLDDFKISGMNGTHVCMVFEVLGYHLLKWIIKSNYQGLPQPCVKSIIRQVLQGLDYLHTKCKIIHTDVKPENILLTVNEPYIKKMAAEATQWQKSGGPPPSGSAVSTAPAPKTIAKMSKNKKKKMKKKQKKQAELLEKRIQEMEGGAMPDGAEEDDDEETETNEDTSSAVLPTSSTLQDVANNRSSDSIPDEQPLLTPQNGKKAEGTSGDENRMEINCNGHSSIPESKDSSETHGTKQSAEEQEDQQNANQPENNAETPDTLCNKEKDETSHTSAGEPEPRLQQLPASLSPDVTVERNDGEGERKKMEDMDTQVENKGGSEEEDNQSGSAGSMLVDPLDPLNADKLQVKIADLGNACWVHKHFTDDIQTRQYRSLEVLIGAGYSTPADIWSTACMAFELATGDYLFEPHSGEDYSRDEDHIALIIELLGKVPRKLIVAGKYSKEFFTKKGDLRHITKLKPWGLFDVLVDKYEWSKEEAHSFSSFLLPMLDLVPERRATAAQCLSHPWLTS; encoded by the exons ATGGAAAGGAAAG TTCTCGCGATACAAGCGAGGAAGAAGAGGACGAAGCCGAGGAAACCTGGCAAAAA ACCAGAGCCTCATGGTCGCGGAGGGGCCTCTCAGCATGGTCAAGCGGACTCTCCCCTTCCAGAGCAGGATGAGGAGATCCTGGGCTCGGATGACGATGAACAGGAGGATCCTAACGATTACTGCAGGG GTGGATATCATCATGTGAAGATTGGTGACCTGTTCAGTGGGAGGTACCATGTGATCCGTAAGCTGGGTTGGGGTCACTTCTCCACCGTGTGgctggcctgggacatcca GGAGAAGCGCTTTGTGGCCATGAAGGTTGTAAAAAGTGCTGAACATTACACAGAGACGGCTCTGGATGAAATCAAGCTACTCAAATCT GTGAGAAACACAGATCCCAGAGACCCCAGCAGAGAGAAGGTGGTGCAGCTGCTCGACGACTTCAAAATTTCTGGCATGAATGGAACTC ATGTATGTATGGTCTTTGAGGTTCTGGGCTACCACCTTCTGAAGTGgattataaaatcaaattatCAAGGCCTGCCTCAACCTTGTGTGAAAAGCATCATACGACAG GTTCTGCAGGGCCTCGACTACCTCCACACCAAGTGTAAGATCATCCATACAGACGTCAAACCTGAAAACATTCTGCTGACCGTCAATGAGCCCTACATTAAGAAGATGGCTGCTGAGGCCACACAATGGCAGAAGTCTGGTGGTCCACCTCCATCTGGATCTGCAG TGAGCACAGCTCCAGCACCCAAAACC ATTGCCAAAATGTCaaagaacaagaaaaagaagatgaagaaaaagcaaaagaagCAGGCAGAGCTGCTGGAGAAGAGGATTCAGGAGATGGAGGGAGGAGCGATGCCTGATGGTGCagaggaagatgatgatgaggagACAGAGACTAATGAAGATACGTCTTCGGCTGTCCTTCCTACCTCTTCAACGCTGCAAGATGTGGCTAACAATAGGAGCTCAG ACTCCATTCCCGACGAGCAGCCCCTTCTGACACCTCAAAATGGCAAAAAGGCAGAGGGAACATCTGGGGATGAGAACCGAATGGAAATCAACTGCAACGGCCATTCCTCCATACCTGAGAGCAAGGACAGTTCAGAAACGCATGGGACCAAGCAGTCTGCAGAGGAACAGGAGGACCAACAGAACGCGAACCAACCCGAAAACAATGCAGAGACTCCAGACACGTTATGTAACAAAGAGAAGGATGAAACCAGCCACACCTCAGCCGGAGAACCCGAGCCCaggctgcagcagctccctgcTTCACTCAGCCCAGATGTCACTGTGGAGCGAAACGACGGAGAAGGAGagaggaagaagatggaggacaTGGACACTCAAGTGGAGAACAAAGGGGGGAGTGAAGAAGAGGACAACCAGAGTG GTTCAGCAGGCAGTATGTTAGTGGACCCCCTGGACCCTCTTAACGCCGACAAACTGCAGGTCAAGATCGCTGACCTTGGCAATGCCTGCTGGGTG CACAAACATTTCACAGACGACATCCAGACACGGCAATACCGTTCGCTTGAGGTTCTGATCGGAGCTGGTTACAGTACTCCAGCAGACATCTGGAGCACAGCCTGCATG GCCTTCGAGCTCGCTACCGGAGATTATCTGTTTGAACCCCACTCTGGAGAGGACTACTCCAGAGATGAAG ATCACATAGCGCTCATCATCGAGCTGCTTGGCAAGGTTCCTCGGAAGCTGATTGTGGCAGGCAAATACTCCAAGGAGTTTTTCACCAAGAAAG GCGACCTGCGGCACATCACCAAGCTGAAGCCGTGGGGTCTGTTCGACGTCTTGGTGGACAAGTACGAGTGGTCCAAGGAGGAGGCCCACTCATTCAGCAGCTTCCTGCTGCCCATGCTGGACCTGGTGCCTGAAAGGAGAGCCACAGCAGCCCAATGCCTCTCCCATCCGTGGCTCACATCCTAA